From Bradyrhizobium sp. NDS-1, the proteins below share one genomic window:
- a CDS encoding winged helix-turn-helix transcriptional regulator, with protein sequence MKKLSSQPCLIARSLALVGDAWSMLIMRDAHAGLTRFDDFRKSLGIAPTMLTGRLSTLVDEGLLEKRRYSDRPPRDEYVLTEAGRDFLPVLFAIGAWGRKHRGGGKVTRFFDAENGTEIDPLTIDRATGAPIGTRSIRVAAVE encoded by the coding sequence ATGAAGAAACTTTCGTCCCAACCTTGCCTGATCGCCCGGAGCCTGGCGCTGGTCGGGGACGCATGGAGCATGCTGATCATGCGCGATGCCCATGCTGGGCTGACCCGCTTCGACGATTTTCGCAAGAGTCTCGGTATCGCGCCGACGATGCTAACGGGGCGGCTTTCAACGCTGGTTGACGAAGGGTTGTTGGAGAAACGCCGTTATTCAGACCGTCCGCCACGGGACGAATATGTGCTGACGGAAGCCGGACGCGACTTCTTGCCCGTCCTGTTTGCGATTGGCGCGTGGGGACGCAAGCATCGCGGCGGCGGCAAGGTGACCCGGTTCTTCGATGCCGAGAACGGAACGGAGATTGATCCCCTCACCATCGACCGCGCGACCGGCGCTCCGATCGGAACGCGTTCCATTCGTGTCGCCGCAGTCGAATGA
- a CDS encoding alpha/beta fold hydrolase yields MIFAYRDIGPRTGVPLVLLNHWGAVLDNFDPAIVDGLATRHRVIAIDYRGIGASSGKAPVTVGEMAQDTMALIAALSFEKVDLLGFSLGGFVAQDIALKSPGLVRKLILTGTGPAGGKGIEKVGPVSWPLMIKGLLTLRDPKFYLFFTSTANGRRAAKAFLGRLKERKADRDKGATPGALLRQLKAIKNWGQQAPQDLGSLRIPVLIANGDNDIMVPSANSTDMARRIPGAQLVIYEDAGHGGIFQYHADFVPKALSFLDA; encoded by the coding sequence ATGATCTTTGCCTATCGCGATATCGGTCCGCGTACTGGCGTGCCATTGGTTCTTCTCAACCATTGGGGTGCGGTTCTCGACAATTTCGATCCAGCGATCGTCGATGGGCTCGCCACCAGGCATCGCGTCATCGCGATCGACTACCGCGGTATCGGCGCTTCAAGCGGGAAAGCGCCTGTTACGGTCGGCGAAATGGCGCAAGATACGATGGCTTTGATCGCCGCGCTGAGCTTTGAAAAAGTCGACCTACTCGGCTTTTCCCTCGGCGGTTTCGTGGCGCAAGATATCGCGCTGAAGTCCCCGGGTCTCGTGCGAAAGCTGATCCTGACCGGCACGGGCCCGGCAGGCGGCAAAGGTATCGAGAAGGTTGGGCCGGTGTCATGGCCGCTGATGATCAAGGGCTTGCTGACACTGCGAGACCCGAAATTCTACCTGTTCTTCACCTCCACCGCCAATGGTCGCCGGGCCGCAAAGGCCTTTCTGGGAAGGCTAAAGGAGCGGAAGGCAGATCGGGACAAGGGAGCCACGCCAGGGGCCTTGTTGCGGCAACTCAAGGCGATCAAGAACTGGGGCCAGCAGGCGCCTCAGGATCTCGGCAGCCTTCGCATCCCGGTCCTGATCGCGAATGGCGATAACGACATCATGGTGCCGAGCGCAAACAGCACCGACATGGCACGGCGGATCCCGGGCGCACAACTGGTCATCTACGAAGATGCCGGGCATGGCGGGATTTTCCAGTACCACGCCGATTTCGTGCCGAAGGCGCTGTCCTTCCTCGACGCCTGA
- a CDS encoding NADP-dependent oxidoreductase, whose protein sequence is MKAFVVEKYQKKGALRLATMPEPEVRDDDILVRVHATAVNVLDSKVRDGEFKLILPYRPPFILGHDVAGTVIRVGRNVRRFKVGDEVYARPRDHRVGTFAEFIAIDEADVALRPKNISMEEAASIPLVGLTAWQALVEVGQLKPGQKVFIQAGSGGVGTFAIQLAKHLGAIVATTTSAKNAELVKSLGADLVIDYKTQDFEKVLSDYDLVLHSQDAEALGKSLRVLKPGGLLISITGPPDPEFAKRQGMNLFLRLVMRLLSRGARKKARSLGVHFSFLFMRAQGQQLSEITSLIESGVIRPVVDKVFPFEKTGDALAYVETGRAKGKVAIAVRQ, encoded by the coding sequence ATGAAGGCATTCGTTGTCGAGAAGTACCAGAAGAAAGGCGCTCTGCGCCTGGCAACGATGCCAGAACCGGAGGTGCGGGACGATGATATCCTGGTTCGGGTTCATGCAACGGCCGTAAACGTTCTGGACTCCAAGGTCAGGGATGGAGAATTCAAACTCATACTGCCGTATCGTCCGCCTTTCATTCTGGGCCACGATGTTGCCGGGACAGTCATCAGGGTCGGCCGCAATGTCAGGCGGTTCAAGGTCGGCGACGAGGTCTATGCACGGCCGCGCGATCATCGGGTCGGAACATTCGCCGAATTCATTGCGATCGATGAAGCGGATGTGGCGCTACGGCCTAAGAATATCAGCATGGAAGAGGCCGCCTCCATCCCGCTGGTGGGGCTGACCGCCTGGCAGGCGCTGGTCGAGGTGGGGCAGCTGAAACCGGGCCAGAAGGTCTTCATCCAGGCCGGCTCCGGCGGGGTGGGGACTTTCGCGATCCAGCTCGCCAAGCATCTCGGTGCGATCGTCGCGACGACGACGAGCGCGAAGAATGCCGAGCTGGTCAAGAGTCTCGGTGCGGACCTCGTCATTGATTACAAGACCCAGGATTTCGAGAAGGTTCTGTCGGACTACGATCTGGTCCTGCACAGCCAGGACGCCGAGGCGCTTGGAAAATCCCTGCGCGTGCTCAAGCCGGGTGGCCTGCTCATTTCGATCACCGGGCCGCCCGACCCCGAATTCGCCAAGCGGCAGGGCATGAACCTGTTCCTGAGGCTGGTGATGCGCCTGCTGAGCCGTGGTGCGCGGAAGAAAGCCAGGAGCCTTGGTGTGCACTTCTCATTCCTGTTCATGCGCGCGCAGGGGCAGCAGCTGAGCGAAATCACGTCCTTGATCGAATCCGGGGTGATCCGCCCGGTCGTGGACAAGGTTTTCCCGTTTGAAAAGACCGGTGATGCGCTGGCTTATGTCGAGACCGGGCGTGCGAAGGGCAAGGTCGCGATTGCGGTGAGGCAATAG
- a CDS encoding SDR family oxidoreductase, whose translation MTQSTPNTQTSAPEVALIVGGGPGISSSCARLFADNGMRVAVAARNPEKAVLQSLEKSHGVRRYACDASEPAAVARLFENVVHEIGTPRLVVHNIDGRVPGIFRKNVIEADPVMALETLRNAAFSAFLVGQQAARLMLGNEPDANGARGTIIFTNASAALKGFPSSGPFAMACHAKSGLAQSMARELMPQGIHVANVPIDAAIGWTQEDGTRAHRLAGTTVDDNMADPAHIAKTYLQLHRQHRSTWAFEVVLRPWVEKW comes from the coding sequence ATGACTCAGTCCACTCCGAACACCCAAACTTCCGCACCCGAGGTCGCACTCATTGTCGGCGGCGGCCCCGGCATCAGTTCGAGTTGCGCCAGGCTGTTCGCGGACAATGGGATGCGTGTCGCCGTCGCAGCCCGGAATCCGGAAAAAGCGGTTCTTCAGTCCCTCGAAAAGTCGCATGGCGTGCGTCGATACGCCTGCGATGCAAGCGAACCGGCAGCTGTGGCACGGCTGTTCGAGAATGTCGTTCACGAGATCGGGACGCCAAGGCTTGTCGTGCATAACATCGATGGCCGGGTTCCCGGCATCTTCCGCAAGAACGTGATCGAGGCCGATCCGGTCATGGCGCTCGAGACACTTCGAAACGCGGCGTTCTCAGCGTTCCTGGTGGGACAACAGGCCGCTCGGCTCATGCTCGGAAACGAGCCTGACGCCAATGGGGCGAGAGGAACGATCATCTTCACGAACGCCAGCGCGGCGCTCAAAGGCTTTCCGTCGAGTGGTCCGTTTGCAATGGCATGTCATGCCAAGTCCGGACTTGCGCAAAGCATGGCAAGGGAACTGATGCCGCAGGGAATCCACGTGGCAAATGTGCCGATCGACGCTGCGATCGGCTGGACCCAGGAGGACGGGACCCGCGCGCACCGGCTGGCGGGAACGACCGTCGACGACAACATGGCCGACCCCGCCCATATCGCGAAAACCTATCTGCAGCTGCACCGGCAGCATCGGTCGACCTGGGCCTTCGAAGTCGTGCTCCGGCCGTGGGTCGAGAAATGGTGA
- a CDS encoding enoyl-CoA hydratase-related protein, with amino-acid sequence MTDGPISVDTGTDELLCVIRDRVAVITLNRPEARNSLSDHLTPALRRMIKQNGDDPEVGALLITGAGTAFCSGGDVKGMGSNSAAPAMSFSDKVARLRERQRTLTGVLVSVRKPTIAALPGPAAGAGLAIALACDIRIAAESAIMTTGYARIALTGDYGISWLLTRLAGTSRARELMFLSERISARRCEALGLVNRVVPESELQSEAFEMARALANGPASAYASMKDNLDLALSADFLTSLDQEAERMVLAAGTAQHTEAVRAFIEKRPPSYR; translated from the coding sequence ATGACTGATGGGCCAATCTCAGTTGATACCGGAACGGACGAGCTGCTGTGTGTTATTCGGGATCGCGTCGCCGTGATCACCTTGAATCGGCCGGAGGCCCGGAATTCGCTGTCCGACCATCTCACGCCGGCATTGCGCCGGATGATCAAGCAGAATGGAGACGATCCCGAAGTCGGAGCTCTGCTGATTACCGGCGCCGGTACCGCTTTCTGCTCGGGCGGCGACGTCAAGGGGATGGGCAGCAACTCTGCCGCGCCGGCGATGTCATTCAGCGACAAGGTTGCGCGATTGAGGGAACGTCAGCGCACCTTGACCGGCGTACTCGTTTCGGTGCGCAAACCCACCATTGCGGCCCTGCCGGGTCCGGCGGCCGGCGCCGGACTTGCGATCGCGCTCGCCTGCGACATTCGTATTGCAGCCGAATCCGCCATCATGACGACTGGCTACGCCAGGATTGCGCTTACCGGCGATTACGGCATTTCGTGGCTCTTGACCCGGCTGGCCGGAACGTCGCGTGCCCGCGAACTGATGTTTCTGTCTGAACGGATCAGTGCACGGCGCTGCGAAGCATTGGGGCTGGTCAATCGCGTGGTACCTGAGTCCGAACTGCAAAGCGAAGCATTCGAAATGGCGAGAGCATTGGCGAATGGTCCGGCGAGCGCCTATGCCTCCATGAAGGATAATCTCGACCTTGCGCTGTCGGCCGACTTCTTGACGTCACTGGATCAGGAGGCCGAGAGGATGGTCCTCGCGGCGGGCACTGCGCAGCACACCGAAGCCGTCCGGGCATTCATCGAGAAACGTCCGCCGTCCTACAGGTGA
- a CDS encoding SDR family NAD(P)-dependent oxidoreductase, with translation MTEKPIAIVTGVGPGTGAAIVKRFSAGGFRIIALARSAELINRLAQELPDVHAVTCDVSDEGQVRTVVADVKRRFGAAEVLIHNAVGGGWGSFREIDPKMLKGNFEVNVMGLLYLSRELAPDMIDRGKGAILVTGNTSSIRGKANFAGFAPTKAAQRILAESIARDVGPLGVHVSYVLIDAVIDTPRMRARMSDRPDDFFIKPAAIADELYHLYGQDRSAWSFLTELRPFNETW, from the coding sequence ATGACCGAGAAACCAATCGCGATCGTGACTGGAGTGGGGCCGGGCACGGGCGCGGCCATCGTCAAGCGCTTCTCTGCTGGCGGGTTTCGTATCATCGCGCTTGCCCGCTCAGCGGAGCTCATCAATCGGCTTGCGCAAGAGCTTCCGGACGTGCACGCGGTGACTTGCGACGTCTCGGACGAGGGCCAGGTGCGGACCGTGGTCGCCGACGTAAAGCGACGCTTTGGCGCGGCCGAAGTTCTCATCCACAACGCGGTCGGTGGGGGCTGGGGGAGTTTTCGCGAGATCGATCCGAAGATGCTGAAGGGCAACTTCGAGGTCAACGTGATGGGCCTGTTGTACCTGTCGCGGGAACTGGCGCCCGACATGATCGATCGGGGCAAGGGCGCAATCCTGGTGACTGGCAACACGTCGTCGATCCGAGGCAAGGCCAATTTCGCCGGCTTCGCGCCGACGAAGGCGGCGCAGCGCATTCTGGCCGAGTCGATCGCACGTGACGTCGGGCCTCTCGGCGTCCACGTCTCCTATGTTCTCATTGACGCCGTGATCGACACGCCCCGGATGCGCGCGCGGATGAGTGACAGACCGGACGATTTCTTCATCAAGCCTGCCGCGATCGCCGACGAACTGTACCATCTCTACGGTCAGGATCGATCGGCCTGGTCATTCCTGACGGAACTGCGGCCATTCAACGAAACGTGGTGA